Sequence from the Stenotrophomonas sp. 364 genome:
TGGCCAGCAGCATCGCGGCATTGGTGGCGAAATCGCCGTGCTCACGGGTCTTCGGGCGTTCGACCACAAATTCCGGGGTCAGGGTATCGGCCGGCAGAGTGCCGTTGGCGCGCAAGGCTTCGATGCCTTGGCTGATCAGGGCGCGGAGGAGATTTTTCACAAGGCCTGCTTTGGGACTGGAGCGGCGGAATCGGCAATTTTAGCCTAGATGGCGCGCCGATCCATTGAACGGGGTTGGGGCAGGGGGGCTTGAGGGGCCTTGGGGCCGCTTTCGGGGCTGCGGACCGGGGTATTGGGGCTGACTGAGGCGTTCAGCCCCGGAAGGACAGGGTGGGTCCGATCCAGCCTCGTTCAGCCATGGAGACGGGGGTGCCTTCGCCTACTACTACGTGGTCCAGCAGGCGAACGCCGACCAGCGGCAGGGCCTTTTCCAGATGGCGGGTGATGTCCCGGTCGGCGGCGGACGGTTCGGCGCTGCCAGAGGGGTGGTTGTGGCCGATGATCACCGCTGCCGCGTTGTGGAACAGGGCGCGGCGTGCCACTTCGCGCGGGTAGACCGCCGCCGCATCGATCGTACCGTTGAAGAGTTCCTCGAACGCCAGCATGTGGTTGCGGGTGTTCAAGAACATGACGGCGAAGACCTCATGGGGGCGCCCGCGAAGCCGCTGTTTGAAGTAACGCATGGCTGCCTTGGGATCGCACATGCCTTCACCCAGGTCCAACTTCGCACGCAAATGGCGGTCGGCCAGTTCCAGTGCGGCGACCAGCTTGCACGCCCGTGCCGGGCCGAGCCCGGGCAGTTTCCTCAGCTTCTGCGCGCTCATATCAAGCAGTAGGCGCAAGGGGCCGTGTTCCTTGAGGAGAAGGCGTGCGTTCTCCATGACGTCCAAGCCTTTACAGCCGGTGCCCATGAACAGGGCAAGCAACTCAGCATCCGAAAGCGCTGCGGGGCCACGCGCCAGCAGCTTCTCGCGCGGTTGCTCGTCCTTGGGCCAGTCTTTGATTGCCATGGCTCAAGTGTCGAGAAACACGTATGCCCAGCCAATCAGAATATGCCGCGTCCTCTGATAAGGGTTGCGCGTGGGCACACTGGATGGCTGTTCGGCAGGCTGTTTGATCCAGTCAAAAAGATTATTTCTACAGATATGCGGAGAGAATGCTCTTGAGGTTGGCTAGCTGCTCTGCCATTTCATAGATCCGTCCCCTCAGTCCATTAAAAGCCGCACATACCGCGCATACAAGAAGCTCTGGTTCCGCGCCCGGCCCGTCGTCTCCTCCAACACCCCAGCCACCTGCAATCCATTGATGGCCTTCGCCGCAGTAGGGGCACTCACCTCCAGCACCTGCGCCGCGCGATCAATGTTGATTCTCGGCATGGTGGGAAGCAGCTCGAACAACCGAAGCGTCGCCAACGTACTGGTACCCAGTGCAAGCACGCGCTTCCGATCCTCGGCGATGCATGCGGCAAGGGCAACGATGCTGCTTTGCGCCTCATCAGCAGCGGCCTCCACGGCCTCCAGAAAGAAGCTCACCCAGCCTTCCCAGTCACCGTCATCTCGAATGGCGGAAAGCCGGTCGTAGTACACCCGCTGGTGTCGTTTCAGGTAACCAGACACATACAACAACGGCTCGGGCATCAACTTCCACTCTTCCAGCAACATAGCGATGAGCAGGCGCCCAATGCGGCCGTTGCCGTCCAGGAAGGGATGGATGGTCTCGAATTGCGCATGCACCAACGCCACGCGCACCAGGGGCGGCAACGTGTGCTCCGGCTGGTGGATATAGCGCTCCAGCGCGCTGAGTGCGGGCCCCACTTCCTGAGCGGGCGGTGGAACGAAGCTCGCATTGCCTGGCCGGCTTCCACCAATCCAGTTCTGTGTAGTGCGCACGGCCCCCGGCTGCTTGGTGGCGCCACGCACGCCCGTCATCAGCACCCGGTGGGACTCGGTCAGCAGCCGCAGTGATACGGGCAGACCGGTAGGGTTACGCAGCTGCTCGCGCGCGTAGTTGAACGCCAGCAGGTAATTCGTAACTTCTTCCACATCCTGGGCATTGGTCACCGTCATACCGGCTTCCTCATCCAGCACGTCGGTCAGTGTGGCCTGGGTGCCTTCCAGCTGCGAGGTAAGCAAGGCCTCCTTGCGGATGGCGGCATAGATCAGCCAGTTGCTGGAGGCCACCAGCCCGGCCATGCCGGACAAGCGCGTCAACGCTACTTCGGCGCGGGCGTTCTGCTCCATGTACGCGGTGGGGGAAAGAACCGGATCTCCGGGCGGGAGGGCGTGAGGCACGAACGCGCGAACGTTCTCGCCGCCAACGGCGGTTGTCGCATAGGTCCCAGTGATGCGCGGCATGACAAGGTTCCTTTGGATACGGTTTCAGCTGCGAAAGAAACCTTTCCCAGCCGCGAGCGTTATTAAAGCATCCTTTTTTAACGACTAAAACCACGGGGTCACCTTCCGGAGTTGGCATCCTGGCTCAGGCAGTTCCATCTGCTGCGCAGGCCAACAATCAAGGGAGGCAGCCCTGCACCCTCATGACCAAAAACACCCCCCTCATGCCCCTGAGGCATGAGCCGCCCGCACCCCATCAGGTAAGCTAATCGCCTCAGTTCGACAGGAAATTCGCAGGTGGCTGACTCCCCCCAGGCTTCTCCGGCGTCCGCGCGCCCGCTGCAAGGCCAGAAGCTGTTGTTGTGCGTCGGCGGCGGCATCGCCGCCTACAAGTCGCTGGAACTGGTGCGTCGCCTGCGCGATGCCGGGGCCCAGGTGCAGGTCGCCATGACCGCCGGGGCCCAGCAGTTCGTCACCCCGCTGAGCTTCCAGGCCCTGTCCGGCCAGCCCACCCGCACCACCCTGTGGGACAGCGCCGCCGAGCAGGCCATGGGCCACATCGAGCTGGCGCGCTGGGCCGATCGCATCGTCGTGGCCCCAGCCACCGCCGATCTGCTGGCGCGGCTGGCCCACGGCAACGCCGATGACCTGGTCACCACACTGTGCCTGGCCACCACCGCGCCGCTCACCGTGTGCCCGGCCATGAACCACCGCATGTGGCAGCACCCGGCCACGCAGGCCAACATCACCCTGCTGCGCCAGCGCGGCGCGCAGGTGATCGGGCCGGAAGACGGCCCGCTGGCCGAAGGCGAATCCGGCCCGGGCCGGCTTACCGAACCCAATGCGATTGTTGCGGCACTGGCCGCGCTGCAGGCGCCGGCCGGTGCCGACGCCGCGCCCGAGCAGCAGCTCAAGGGTCTGCGCGTGGTCATCAGCGCCGGCCCCACCTATGAAGACCTGGACCCGGTGCGCTACGTGGGCAACCGCAGCAGCGGCAAGATGGGCTATGCGCTGGCCGCGGCCGCCGTGCGCCAGGGCGCGCAGGTGGTGCTGGTCAGTGGCCCGGTGCAGCTGCCCACCCCTGCCGGGGTGCAGCGGGTGGATGTGCGCTCGGCCTCGCAGATGCGCGAGGCCGTGCTGGGCGCGCTGCCGGCCGACATCTATATAGGTGCGGCGGCGGTGTCCGATTACACCCCGCGCCAGGTGGCCCCGCAGAAATTGAAGAAGACCGTCGGCACCCAGACCCTCACGCTGGAGCTGGTGCGCACGCCGGACATCCTGGCCGAGGTGGCCGCGCAGACCAACGCGCTGAAGCTGGTGGTCGGCTTTGCCGCCGAAACCCACGATGTGGAGAAGTACGCGCGCGGCAAGCTGGTGGACAAGCGCCTGGACCTGGTGATTGCCAACCAGGTGGGCATTGCCACCGGCGGTTTCGAAAGTGATGAAAACGCGGCCACGGCCTACTGGCAGGGCGGCGAACAGGTGTTCCCCGGTACCTCCAAGGCGCTGCTGGCCGAACAACTGTTGTCCCTGATTGCCCAGAGGTTGCACGCATGAGCGTTGATTCCACCCTTCAGCCGTTGCAGGTAAAGCTGCTCGACCCGCGCTTCGGCGATACCTGGCCGCTGCCGGCCTATGCCACCGAGCACAGCGCCGGGCTGGACCTGCGCGCGGCGCTGGAAACCGAGCTCACCCTGCAGCCGGGCGATACGGCGCTGATTCCCAGCGGTATCGCCATCCACATTGCCGACCCGAACCTGGCCGCCGTGGTGCTGCCGCGCTCAGGGCTGGGCCATCGCCACGGCATCGTGCTGGGCAACGGCACCGGGCTGATCGACGCCGATTACCAGGGCCCGCTGCTGATCAGCGCGTGGAACCGTGGCCGCGAGGCCTTCACGCTGCAGCCGGGCGACCGCATCGCGCAGCTGGTTGTGCTGCCCATCGCACGCGTGGGGCTGCAGGTAGTAGATACTTTCACCGACAGCGCCAGGGGAACGGGTGGATTCGGCCATACCGGGGTGCGCTGACCAGGGGGAAGTTCCATGAGCAAGGCGAAGGCGGAAGGGCAACCGAAGCTGGCAAGCAAGCGCACCGGGCCACTGGTGGTGGCCGCGCTGGTGTTGCTGGCCGCATGGTTTGGCTGGAGCGCGGTGCGGCAGTGGCGGCAGGCCTCGGTGGGCACGGAGCTGGAACAGTCGCGTGACCAGATTGTGGGCGGGGTGCAGGCGGCCTTGAACGGCCAGCTGGACCAGCTGCGCAAGTTGATGAAAAGCGAGCGCGTGGCCACGGCGCTGGGCAACGGCGACGGCGAAGCCACGGCCGTGGCCATCCGCGAAGGCTGGCCGGGCACCGAAGAGGTGCAGGTCATCCCCGCCAGCCTGGACGCGGCCTATGCCGACCCGAAGGCCTTCGGTTACTCGCGTCTGGCGCTGCTGGAAGCGGCCAACGCCCAGAACGCGGTGGTGGCACGCGTGGTGCGCGATGCCGGCGGCCAGCGCCTTGGCCTGGCGGTGCCGGTGGTACTGGGCACGCAAGGGCCGGCGCTGGTGTACGTGCGCCAGCCGCTGCTGCGGCTCACCGCCACCTTCGACCAGGTGCGCGTGCCGGGCGCGGGCTATGTGGCCCTGCGGCAGGGCAACCACAACGTGATTGAACAGGGCAACGCGGGCCTGGCCGACGGTGCCGAGGCGCTGGCGCGCCCGATCGGCAAGAGCGGGCTGCGCCTGGCCGCGGCCGTGCCGGATATTGAACCGGGCCCGCTGGGGCTGGGTGCCATTCCCAGCGCGGTGGTGGCGGTGCTGCTTCTGGCCATCGCCGGCATGTTGCAGTTCGGCAAGGGCAAGGTGCCGATGCCGCGCCGGCGCGCGTCGAAAGACGCCACCGAAGAAGACGGCCCCACACTGCGCGAAAGCCTGGAACAGGTGCCGCTGGCGGTGGTGCCGGCCGTGGCCGAAGGCGGTCCGCCGCCGGTGCCCGGCGTAGCGGGGCAGGACGTGCCGGCCGGTATCTTCCGCGCCTACGACATCCGCGGCGTGGTCGGGCGCGAGCTCACCCCGCAGGTGGCCGCGCTGATCGGCCAGGCCATCGGCTCTGTGCTGCAGGTGCAGGGCCTGCGCGAGATCGTGGTGGGACGCGATGGCCGCCTGTCCGGCCCGGAACTGAGTGCCGGGCTCATCGAGGGCCTGCGCCGCGCCGGCTGCGATGTTATCGATATCGGGCTGGCGCCCACTCCGGTGGTGTACTTCGCCAGCTACCACCTACGTGCGGGCAGCTGCGTGGCGGTCACCGGCAGCCACAACCCGCCGGACTACAACGGTTTCAAGATCGTGGTGGGCGGCGAAACGCTCTCCGGCGACGCCATCACCGAACTGTTCCAGCGCATCCGCGACGGCCAGCTGCACGTGGCCGCCGAGCCGGGCAGCCTGAAGCAGCGCGAGGTCAACGCCGATTACATCCAGCGCATCGCCGACGACGTGCAGCTGGACCGCCCGCTGAAGGTGGTGGCCGACGCCGGCAACGGCGTGGCCGGCGAACTGGCCCAGCCGCTGCTGGAAGCCATCGGCGCGGAGGTCATTCCGCTGTACTGCGATGTGGATGGCACCTTCCCCAACCACCACCCGGACCCGAGCGACCCGCACAACCTGGAAGACCTGATCCAGACGGTGAAGCGCTTCGACGCGGACATCGGCCTGGCCTTCGACGGCGACGGCGACCGCCTGGGCGTGGTCACCCGCGAAGGCAAGATCATCTATGCCGACCGGTTGCTGATGCTGTTCGCGGCCGACGTGCTGATGCGCAACCCGGGCGCGCTGGTCATCTACGACGTGAAGTGCAGCGGCAAGCTGTCCGACTACGTGCTGCGCAATGGCGGCAGCCCGCTGATGTGGAAGACCGGGCATTCGCTGATGAAGGCGAAGATGCGCGAAACCGATGCCGAGCTGGCCGGCGAGATGAGCGGGCACTTCTTCTTCAAGGAGCGCTGGTTCGGGTTCGACGATGGCCTGTATGCGGCCGCGCGGTTGCTGGAGATCCTGGCCCAGCGCGAGGAGACGCCGTCGGAGGTGCTGGACGAATTGCCCGACAGCGTGTCCACGCCGGAGCTGAAGGTGCCGGTGGAATCGGGCACCCCGCATGCACTGGTGTCGTTGTTCGTATCGGCCGCACAGGTGGACGAGTCGCCGTTCGCGAGCGCTCGCCTGTCCACCATCGACGGCCTGCGCGCCGATTTCCCCGATGGCTGGGGGCTGCTGCGCGCGTCCAACACCACGCCGGTGCTGGTGCTGCGCTTCGAGGCCGACGATGAAGCGGCGCTGGAGCGCGTCAAGACGTTGTTCCGCGACCAGCTGCAGCCGTTGCTGCCGGGTGTGGACCTCGGGTTCTGATGGGCGTGGGTACCGACCAACGGTCGGTACCTACCGTCGCGCTACCGGGTAGGCCACGACCGTGGGTCGTGGCGCGCCCGATCGAATGCCCGATCCCGCACGGCATCCCGGTTTGCACACGGACAACGGGATACCGCCGGTAGGGGCGCATCCCAATCGACTGCCATGAAACGGGCAACGTTCGATGGTGGAATGACGGTGAATTGAACGCGTTTCTCCGCCGGGGTTCATGCCACAACCGACCGCGGGAAACGCGTCGGCGGTCGATTGGGAGGCGACCCTGCCAGGTGTTCCGGCACGACGGTGACGGGCATGGAAACGACCGCCTCACCCCTTGAACCGCAATCCCACGCCCGGTTCGGTGAACACGTACCGCGAATCCAACGCGGAATCGCCCAGCTTGTGCCGCAGCTTCCCCACCAGGATCCGCAGGTAATGCGTGTCTTCCTGATGCGTTGGCCCCCAGATTTCCTGCAGGATCTGCGGCTGGGTCACCACCCGCCCGGCGTTGCGCAGCAACAACGACAACAACGCATATTCCTTGCGCGTCAGCGCCACCGGCGCGCCGTCCAGGTGCACCTCGCGGCGCACCAGGTCGATATGCAGGTGCCCGTCATCGAACTGCGGCAACACGCCATCGGCCGACACCGTGCGCGAGCGCAGCAACGCCCGCACCCGCGCCATCAGCTCCTGGGTGCCGAACGGCTTGGTCACGTAGTCGTTGGCGCCGTTGTCCAGCGCCCGCACCTTTTCGGTTTCACCGGCGCGCACGGTGAGCATGATCACCGGCACCTGGCTCCACTGCCGCAGTTCGGCCAGCACCTCGTGGCCTTCCATGTCCGGCAGGCCGATATCCAAAATCACCAGGTCCGCGCCTTCGCTCACCAGCGCTTCCAGCCCGGCCTGGCCGGTGGCGGCCTGCACCACGCGGTAGCCCTGCGCGCGCAGGCTGATATCGAGGAAGCGCCGGATCTGCGCTTCATCGTCAATCACCAGCACGCGCGCCGGGGGCGCACCTTGGGGCAGGTCAGGGGTCGTCGTGGTCATCGGCAGGGTGGGGTTGCAGCAGGGGCAGCGTAATGCGGATCAGGGTACCGCGTCCGTCGCGGCCCGGCAGCGCCTGCACGCTACCGCCATGGGCGCCGATCATGCCCTGACAGATGGTCAGCCCCAGCCCGGTGCCATGCCGGCCGCGGTCGCCACGCTCCACGCTGTAGAACATGTCGAAGATGCGCGCGCGCTCGTCGTCGGGAATGCCGGGGCCGGCGTCCAGTACGTCGATGCGCAGTTCGCCCTCCACCAGCCGCGCCTGCACCTCCACCGCCGCGCCGGGCGGGGAGAACTTGGCCGCGTTCTCCATCACGTTGAACACCGCCTGTTCCACCAGCGCCGGGTGTACCCAGATCGGTGCCAGCGTGGCCGGAATGTCCAGCTTCAGCTGCACCTCCGGCTGGTAGCGCTGCAGGCGGCGTGCGGCCGAGCCCACCAGCTCGTCCACGCCGATCCAGTCGCGGTTGATCTGCAACCCTTCGTGACCCAGCCGGGTCATGTCCAGCAGGTTCTGAATGTAGCGGTCCAGCCGCTCGCCTTCCACCAGGATGGTGTCCAGCAGGGCGCGGCGGTCCTGCGCATCCATCGCGTCGGCATAACTGGAGAGGCTGTCGGCCGAGCCGATCATTGCCGCCAGCGGCGAGCGCAGGTCGTGCGACACCGACGACAGCAGCGCCGAACGCAGCCGCTCGGTCTCGTTGCTTACATGGGCCTTTTCCAGGTCGGCCACCAGCTGGGTGCGTAGCGCGGCCTGGGCAATGTCATCCACCATCGCCTCGGCCAGCTGGCGCTGCTCGGGGGTAAGCCGCGGGGCGGTGCGGGCGAAGCGCATGCCGGCCACGCCGATGGCGCGGTCATCGCCGTCCAGCAGCGGCAGGAACCACCACTCCGCACCGGCCAGGGTGTCGGTGAAGCGGCCGCTGGGCTGGCCGTGGCGGCGCGCCCAGTCGGCGGCGGCCAGGTCGGTGTCGCCCGGCGCGGCACTGCCGCTGGTGCTGGTGTCCTGGCCGATGCGCAGCCACGCCGGGGCGTCCATTGCCTGCTCCAGCGCCTCGCGTCCGGCCTGGGCCACCTCTTCGTTGCTGGCCGCGCGGGTCAGCTGCCGGCCCAGCGCCTGGCGCGCGTTGGCATGCCGGTTGGCCGCCCGAAGCGCCAGCACCTGCATGCGCAACCGCGATGCCAACCGCCCGGCCACCAGCGCGGCGGCCAGGAACAGGAACACGGTGATCACGCCCTGGCGTGCGCTGATGGCAAAGGTGAAGCGCGGGGCGATGAAGAAGAAGTTGTAGGCCAGGAAACACAGCGCCGCGGCAATCACCGCCGCGCTGGTACGGCTGCGCGCGGCCACCATCACCACCGCCACGATGAACACCATCGACAGGTCGTACAGCCCCACCCAGCGCTCGGCCACCAGCGCCACCAGGCAGGCAATTGCCGTGGCGCCCAACGCCAGCAGGGTGTCCTGGCCGGTGCTGCGGCTGGGTACGCTCAACCCGGTGCGCCGCGCCCGTGCGCGCGCCTGCGGGGTGCCTATGATGGTGATCTCGTAGTGCGCGCCGCGCTGGATCAGCTGCTGGGTGAGCGTGCGGTTGAGCATGCGCGCGAACGGGCGCTCGCGGGTCCGGCCCAGCACCAGGGTCGACACGCTGTTGTGCGCGGCATGGTCCAGCAGCGCATCGGCAATGCTGGACCCGTGCAGCAGTTCGGCCTCGCCCCCGAGGCGGCGGGCGAGGGCGAACGCCGCGTCGATCTCGCGATGGGTAGCCTCGTCGTTGCGGCGGCCCTGCACGGTCACCACCGTCCACGGCGCATCGCGACGCTCGGCAATGCGCCGGCCCACGCGCACCAGGTACTCGCTCTGGCCCCCGCCATCGATGGCCACCAGTACCCGGCGGCGCAGCGGCAGGTTGCCTTCGCCACGCGCGGCGCGGGTCTCGCGCAGGCTGCTGTCCACGCGGTCGGCCGCTTCCTGCATGGCCAGCTCGCGCAGCGCGGTCAGGTTGGCCGGCGAGAAGAAGGCCTGCAGTGCCTGCGCGGCCTGCTCGGGCACGTACACCTTGCCCTGCTGCAGGCGCTCGATCAGCTCGCGCGGCGGAATGTCCACCAGCACGATGTCGTGCAGCCGGTCCAGCACCGCATCGGGCACGGTCTCGCTCACGCGCACGCCGGTGATGCGCATCACCACATCGTTGAGGCTTTCCAGGTGCTGGATGTTGACCGTGGTCCACACATCGATGCCGGCCTCCAGCAGTTCCATCACGTCCTGCCAGCGCCGCTCGTGGCGGCTGCCGGGCACGTTGCGGTGCGCCAGTTCGTCCACCAGTACCAGCGCCGGGTGGCGGGCCAGCACGGCGTCCAGGTCCATCTCGCCCAGCACATGCTGCTGGTAGTCGCGGTGCACCAGTGGCACCTGCGGCAGGCCCTCCAGCAGCGCCGAGGTCTCGGCGCGGCCGTGGGTTTCCACCAACCCCACCACCACGTCCACGCCGCGACGCAGCTGTTCGTGCGCGCGGCTGAGCATGCTGAAGGTCTTGCCCACGCCGGGGGCGGCACCGAGGAACACGGTGAGTTTGCCGCCGGCTTCGCGTTGCAGGCGTTCAACCAGGGCATCGGCCTGGCGGGTGCGGGGGTCGCTCATGGGTGGCGATTGTGCGCCCGTTGGCGCGATCCTGGCATCACGGCGCGGCCTTGCGCTGATCCAACGCCAGGTTCAACGTCATCACGTTCACGCGTGGCTGCCCGAACACGCCCCACTGTGGACCGAGCGTATGCGCCTTCACCAGCGCCGCCACCTGCTCAACCGGTAGCCCACGGCTGCGCGCCACGCGCGCCATCTGCACCTGCGCGGCGGCCGGCGACAGCTCCGGGTCCATACCGGCGCCGGACTGGGTCACCAGGTCGCCGGGCACCTGCGCCGGCGTTATCCCTTCGCGCGCGGCCACCGCGGCGATGCTGGCCTGCACGCGTTCCTGCAGGGCCGGGTTGCTGCGCGCCAGGTTGCTGCCGGCCGCGGCCATCGGGTCGTAGTTGGCCGCCGACGGGCGCGCCTGGAAGTAGCCATCGCCGGTGAACGGCTGGGCGATCAGCTGCGAGCCGCGCACCTGGCCGTCGCGGATGAGCAGGCTGCCGTCGGCCTGCGCCGGGAACAGCAGCCGGCTGGCGCCGGTGGCGGCCACGGCGTACGCCAGGCCAAGCAGTAGCAGGCTGACCAGGCCCAGCATCAGCGCCGGGCGCCACGCGCCGTGCTGCTGCAGGGTGGCCGCATCCACGGCGCGGGCGCGCGCGGTGCGGGGCAGGGAGGTTGCAAGTGAGCGGTTCATGCGCCGAATACCGAGACAAGGAAGAGGTCGATCAACTTGATGGCCGCGAACGGCAGCAGTACGCCGCCCAGGCCGTACACCAGCATGTTCCGGCGCAGCAGCGCGGTGGCCGTGGCCGGGCGGAAGCGCACCCCGCGCAGTGCCAGCGGAATCAACGCCGGAATCACCAGCGCGTTGAAGATCAGCGCCGCCAGCACCGCGTTGCGCGGGCTGGACAGGTGCATCACGTTCAACGCCGCCATCGCCGGCAGGGTGGAGGCGAACAGCGCCGGCAGAATCGCGAAGTACTTGGACACATCGTTGGCCAGCGAGAAAGTGGTCAGCGCACCGCGCGTGATCAGCTGCTGCTTGCCCACTTCCACCACCGCCAGCAGCTTGGCCGGGTCCGAATCCAGGTCGACCATGTTGCCGGCTTCCTTGGCGGCCTGCGTGCCGGAGTTCATCGCCAGACCGATGTCGGCCTGGGCCAGCGCGGGGGCGTCGTTGGTGCCGTCGCCCACCATCGCCACCAGCCGCCCACCGGCCTGTTCGGCGCGGATGCGGGCCAGTTTGTCTTCCGGGCGCGCCTCGGCGATGTAGTCGTCCACGCCGGCTTCGGCGGCAATGGCCGCGGCGGTGAGCGGGTTGTCGCCGGTGATCATCACCGTGCGGATGCCCATGGCCCGCAGCTGCGCGAACTTCTCGCGCATGCCGTGCTTGACCACGTCCGACAGCTCGATCACGCCCAGCACGTGCCGGCCTTCGCATACCACCAGCGGGGTGGCACCGTTGCGCGCCACCTGCTCCACGCGGCCCGGCAGTTCGGCCGGCACCGTGCCACCCAGCTCGCGCACGTAGGCGGTGATCGCATCGGAGGCCCCCTTGCGGATGCGCCGGCCGCCGTCCAGGTCCACGCCGGACATGCGGGTCTGCGCGGTGAATGCCAGGTAGTCCGCGCGGTCCGGTTCGGCGGTGGTGCAGCCCTGCTCGCGCGCCAGGCGCACGACGGACTTGCCTTCCGGAGTGGGGTCGGCCAGCGACGACAGCAGCGCCGCTTCGCGCAGCTGCGTGGCATCGATCCCGGCCAAGGCATGGAAGTGGGTGGCCTGGCGGTCGCCGTAGGTGATGGTGCCGGTCTTGTCCAGCAGCAGCACGTCCACGTCGCCAGCCACTTCCACCGCCTTGCCGGATTTGGCCAGCACGTTGGCGGCCAGCGCCCGGTTCATGCCGGCAATGCCGATGGCCGGCAGCAGCCCGCCGATGGTGGTGGGAATCAGGCA
This genomic interval carries:
- the radC gene encoding DNA repair protein RadC, producing MAIKDWPKDEQPREKLLARGPAALSDAELLALFMGTGCKGLDVMENARLLLKEHGPLRLLLDMSAQKLRKLPGLGPARACKLVAALELADRHLRAKLDLGEGMCDPKAAMRYFKQRLRGRPHEVFAVMFLNTRNHMLAFEELFNGTIDAAAVYPREVARRALFHNAAAVIIGHNHPSGSAEPSAADRDITRHLEKALPLVGVRLLDHVVVGEGTPVSMAERGWIGPTLSFRG
- a CDS encoding Fic family protein; amino-acid sequence: MPRITGTYATTAVGGENVRAFVPHALPPGDPVLSPTAYMEQNARAEVALTRLSGMAGLVASSNWLIYAAIRKEALLTSQLEGTQATLTDVLDEEAGMTVTNAQDVEEVTNYLLAFNYAREQLRNPTGLPVSLRLLTESHRVLMTGVRGATKQPGAVRTTQNWIGGSRPGNASFVPPPAQEVGPALSALERYIHQPEHTLPPLVRVALVHAQFETIHPFLDGNGRIGRLLIAMLLEEWKLMPEPLLYVSGYLKRHQRVYYDRLSAIRDDGDWEGWVSFFLEAVEAAADEAQSSIVALAACIAEDRKRVLALGTSTLATLRLFELLPTMPRINIDRAAQVLEVSAPTAAKAINGLQVAGVLEETTGRARNQSFLYARYVRLLMD
- the coaBC gene encoding bifunctional phosphopantothenoylcysteine decarboxylase/phosphopantothenate--cysteine ligase CoaBC, whose protein sequence is MADSPQASPASARPLQGQKLLLCVGGGIAAYKSLELVRRLRDAGAQVQVAMTAGAQQFVTPLSFQALSGQPTRTTLWDSAAEQAMGHIELARWADRIVVAPATADLLARLAHGNADDLVTTLCLATTAPLTVCPAMNHRMWQHPATQANITLLRQRGAQVIGPEDGPLAEGESGPGRLTEPNAIVAALAALQAPAGADAAPEQQLKGLRVVISAGPTYEDLDPVRYVGNRSSGKMGYALAAAAVRQGAQVVLVSGPVQLPTPAGVQRVDVRSASQMREAVLGALPADIYIGAAAVSDYTPRQVAPQKLKKTVGTQTLTLELVRTPDILAEVAAQTNALKLVVGFAAETHDVEKYARGKLVDKRLDLVIANQVGIATGGFESDENAATAYWQGGEQVFPGTSKALLAEQLLSLIAQRLHA
- the dut gene encoding dUTP diphosphatase, with the translated sequence MSVDSTLQPLQVKLLDPRFGDTWPLPAYATEHSAGLDLRAALETELTLQPGDTALIPSGIAIHIADPNLAAVVLPRSGLGHRHGIVLGNGTGLIDADYQGPLLISAWNRGREAFTLQPGDRIAQLVVLPIARVGLQVVDTFTDSARGTGGFGHTGVR
- a CDS encoding phosphomannomutase/phosphoglucomutase — translated: MSKAKAEGQPKLASKRTGPLVVAALVLLAAWFGWSAVRQWRQASVGTELEQSRDQIVGGVQAALNGQLDQLRKLMKSERVATALGNGDGEATAVAIREGWPGTEEVQVIPASLDAAYADPKAFGYSRLALLEAANAQNAVVARVVRDAGGQRLGLAVPVVLGTQGPALVYVRQPLLRLTATFDQVRVPGAGYVALRQGNHNVIEQGNAGLADGAEALARPIGKSGLRLAAAVPDIEPGPLGLGAIPSAVVAVLLLAIAGMLQFGKGKVPMPRRRASKDATEEDGPTLRESLEQVPLAVVPAVAEGGPPPVPGVAGQDVPAGIFRAYDIRGVVGRELTPQVAALIGQAIGSVLQVQGLREIVVGRDGRLSGPELSAGLIEGLRRAGCDVIDIGLAPTPVVYFASYHLRAGSCVAVTGSHNPPDYNGFKIVVGGETLSGDAITELFQRIRDGQLHVAAEPGSLKQREVNADYIQRIADDVQLDRPLKVVADAGNGVAGELAQPLLEAIGAEVIPLYCDVDGTFPNHHPDPSDPHNLEDLIQTVKRFDADIGLAFDGDGDRLGVVTREGKIIYADRLLMLFAADVLMRNPGALVIYDVKCSGKLSDYVLRNGGSPLMWKTGHSLMKAKMRETDAELAGEMSGHFFFKERWFGFDDGLYAAARLLEILAQREETPSEVLDELPDSVSTPELKVPVESGTPHALVSLFVSAAQVDESPFASARLSTIDGLRADFPDGWGLLRASNTTPVLVLRFEADDEAALERVKTLFRDQLQPLLPGVDLGF
- a CDS encoding response regulator transcription factor, producing the protein MTTTTPDLPQGAPPARVLVIDDEAQIRRFLDISLRAQGYRVVQAATGQAGLEALVSEGADLVILDIGLPDMEGHEVLAELRQWSQVPVIMLTVRAGETEKVRALDNGANDYVTKPFGTQELMARVRALLRSRTVSADGVLPQFDDGHLHIDLVRREVHLDGAPVALTRKEYALLSLLLRNAGRVVTQPQILQEIWGPTHQEDTHYLRILVGKLRHKLGDSALDSRYVFTEPGVGLRFKG
- a CDS encoding sensor histidine kinase KdpD produces the protein MSDPRTRQADALVERLQREAGGKLTVFLGAAPGVGKTFSMLSRAHEQLRRGVDVVVGLVETHGRAETSALLEGLPQVPLVHRDYQQHVLGEMDLDAVLARHPALVLVDELAHRNVPGSRHERRWQDVMELLEAGIDVWTTVNIQHLESLNDVVMRITGVRVSETVPDAVLDRLHDIVLVDIPPRELIERLQQGKVYVPEQAAQALQAFFSPANLTALRELAMQEAADRVDSSLRETRAARGEGNLPLRRRVLVAIDGGGQSEYLVRVGRRIAERRDAPWTVVTVQGRRNDEATHREIDAAFALARRLGGEAELLHGSSIADALLDHAAHNSVSTLVLGRTRERPFARMLNRTLTQQLIQRGAHYEITIIGTPQARARARRTGLSVPSRSTGQDTLLALGATAIACLVALVAERWVGLYDLSMVFIVAVVMVAARSRTSAAVIAAALCFLAYNFFFIAPRFTFAISARQGVITVFLFLAAALVAGRLASRLRMQVLALRAANRHANARQALGRQLTRAASNEEVAQAGREALEQAMDAPAWLRIGQDTSTSGSAAPGDTDLAAADWARRHGQPSGRFTDTLAGAEWWFLPLLDGDDRAIGVAGMRFARTAPRLTPEQRQLAEAMVDDIAQAALRTQLVADLEKAHVSNETERLRSALLSSVSHDLRSPLAAMIGSADSLSSYADAMDAQDRRALLDTILVEGERLDRYIQNLLDMTRLGHEGLQINRDWIGVDELVGSAARRLQRYQPEVQLKLDIPATLAPIWVHPALVEQAVFNVMENAAKFSPPGAAVEVQARLVEGELRIDVLDAGPGIPDDERARIFDMFYSVERGDRGRHGTGLGLTICQGMIGAHGGSVQALPGRDGRGTLIRITLPLLQPHPADDHDDP